A window of the Branchiostoma lanceolatum isolate klBraLanc5 chromosome 13, klBraLanc5.hap2, whole genome shotgun sequence genome harbors these coding sequences:
- the LOC136447770 gene encoding protein SSUH2 homolog, with amino-acid sequence MEMTATQPRPPEDPAYPSSTVQPPSLPPGDPAYGNQSPADTSFGPAHPAGHVQPTSMPPGDPAYAPAGNQSPTSTSVGPIQPTSMPPGDPVYAPAGSQSPTATSVGPANIGQPQSFGTTDPVYPPSGGQSQPVPPPDPAYPPGTNQSQQVPPPDPAYPPGINQSQHVPPPDPAYPPGINQSRPAVPGDPVYPPGQQTYPQPPPGGPPAFAPGPGYAPPPMAMPASPVAEGQSPVQEAEMKSYQDVTEDEARELFAEFVSQQACWGSKPAEGFTFDSLTHSNAHHYTLETFSEKRWTEMTHTPFTGQCVDSREYGTPPDKWNVPQDPPALFQDDTRSVEMQHTASVRDCHNCDGSGKLNCPECESRGHVMCRRCDGTRVVAEGPNDQPCPCHECVGTGVVACSDCNGSGWGNCDCCQGHGQLKHYEQLNIEWKTHVSDHIVERSPLPDDLMKTVSGKQIFRDERFRVFPLANVDAEIIEHSNRLVQEHNTAHAGPDERIHMQRHTLTTKPVAEATYTWNGTAYTFYIYGSERRVFVPEYADTCCWGCAIL; translated from the exons ATGGAAATGACTGCTACGCAACCACGTCCACCTGAAGACCCCGCCTACCCATCCAGTACCGTCCAACCACCGTCCTTGCCACCTGGAGACCCCGCCTATGGCAACCAATCACCAGCCGACACGTCATTTGGCCCCGCCCACCCAGCTGGTCACGTCCAACCAACGTCCATGCCACCAGGAGACCCCGCCTACGCGCCGGCTGGCAACCAATCACCGACATCCACGTCAGTTGGTCCCATCCAACCAACGTCCATGCCGCCAGGAGACCCCGTCTACGCGCCGGCTGGCAGCCAATCACCGACAGCCACGTCAGTTGGCCCCGCTAACATCGGCCAACCACAATCGTTCGGGACGACAGACCCGGTCTATCCCCCGTCTGGTGGCCAATCACAACCCGTCCCGCCACCTGACCCCGCCTACCCACCCGGAACCAACCAATCACAACAGGTCCCGCCACCTGACCCCGCCTACCCACCTGGAATCAACCAATCACAACACGTCCCGCCACCTGACCCCGCCTACCCGCCCGGAATCAACCAATCACGACCCGCTGTCCCAGGAGACCCGGTTTACCCGCCCGGACAGCAGACCTACCCACAACCCCCGCCCGGTGGTCCCCCTGCATTCGCCCCAGGGCCGGGATACGCCCCGCCTCCGATGGCGATGCCTGCTAGCCCCGTAGCGGAGGGACAGTCGCCAGTCCAGGAAGCTGAAATGAAAAG CTATCAGGACGTGACAGAGGACGAGGCTCGTGAGCTCTTTGCCGAGTTCGTGTCCCAGCAGGCATGTTGGGGCTCCAAACCGGCTGAGGGGTTCACCTTTGACTCTCTGACTCACAGCAATGCCCACCAC TACACGTTGGAAACCTTCAGTGAAAAAAGGTGGACGGAAATGACCCATACCCCCTTCACTG GTCAGTGTGTTGACAGTCGCGAATACGGCACCCCTCCAGACAAGTGGAACGTCCCACAGGATCCGCCGGCTCTGTTCCAAGACGACACCAGAAGTGTGGAAATGCAGCACACAGCGTCGGTCAGG GATTGCCATAACTGTGACGGGTCCGGTAAACTGAACTGCCCTGAATGCGAGAGCCGCGGTCACGTGATGTGCCGACGATGCGACGGGACCCGAGTGGTCGCCGAAGGGCCGAACGACCAGCCCTGCCCCTGTCACGAGTGCGTCGGTACCGGCGTCGTCGC ATGCTCAGATTGCAACGGGTCTGGATGGGGAAACTGCGACTGCTGCCAAGGTCATGGTCAACTCAAACACTACGAACAGCTGAACATTGAGTG GAAAACCCACGTGAGTGACCACATCGTGGAGCGGTCGCCTCTTCCTGACGATCTGATGAAAACCGTCTCGGGGAAACAGATCTTCAGGGATGAACGGTTCAGG GTGTTCCCGCTCGCTAACGTGGACGCGGAAATAATCGAGCACTCTAACCGGCTGGTCCAGGAGCACAACACCGCGCACGCTGGTCCGGATGAAAGGATCCACATGCAG CGCCACACCCTCACCACGAAACCGGTGGCAGAGGCGACCTACACGTGGAATGGAACAGCCTATACCTTCTACATCTACGGCTCTGAGAGGCGTGTTTTCGTGCCCGAATATGCTGATACATGCTGCTGGGGCTGTGCCATTCTCTAG
- the LOC136447915 gene encoding crystal protein-like → MKPPWSQTVSKPLSVTVSLYMRSMARSLLCSLLVFTTVCTTCCHAYRLEEDGPVVQTQYGPVKGMYVEEGVIFFGLPFAAPPTGNLRWKPPQPFSTPWAPTTYDATGDDPKPGCIQPGCKPDAPDPRHKCPRGRKLSEDCLYLNVFAPRTALNATAPLPVMFWLYGGEYYSGSGNAEIYDGRFLANKTGTIVVTTNYRLGALGFLVAGEGEDAAKGNYGILDQLAALKWVKENIGNFGGDKNRVTTFGQSAGSGSIGVHLTYNKSAELFQRAIMMSVPFGIPFRSRWEALLLGNHFAGLLNCSNGDMSCLRSASEKDIRKVQRLCKKFTVNPFQPLEMFIPWGPTIDGDIIQEQLVDSFAKGHLQRKPFIIGTVMEESRLYIYGNWRTPMSTTLYNAVIFGIFREKALSVLGEYKPGSAADQRDHLAVAATDFLLTCPTRTAIRGAAEGGNRDVWLYVFDHIWSFKGIWEGEESCDGHCCHGEDIPFTLQTISFTGQNMTAEEQVMADSIAYHYGNFAHTGDPNKPGRRADASGTAGGDAGVPWPRYDEDGGFTNLKISTPKNELVQEYRKDRCDFWHKLNDYP, encoded by the exons atgaaacctccttggtctcagACAGTGAGCAAACCATTGTCTGTCACGGTGAGTCTTTACATGCGAAGTATGGCTCGATCCTTGCTGTGTTCCCTACTGGTCTTTACCACCGTTTGTACTACCTGTTGTCATGCGTACAGGCTGGAAGAAGACGGCCCCGTCGTCCAAACTCAGTATGGACCCGTGAAGGGAATGTACGTGGAGGAAGGAGTCATCTTCTTCGGTCTTCCCTTCGCAGCGCCTCCCACGGGTAACCTGCGCTGGAAACCGCCTCAGCCTTTCAGCACGCCCTGGGCTCCGACAACCTACGACGCCACCGGTGATGACCCCAAACCAGGCTGTATTCAGCCCGGATGCAAACCTGACGCTCCCGACCCTCGCCACAAGTGTCCCCGCGGAAGGAAACTAAGCGAAGACTGCCTGTATCTCAACGTCTTTGCGCCGCGCACCGCTCTAAACGCCACGGCTCCCCTCCCCGTCATGTTCTGGCTGTACGGTGGGGAGTACTACTCGGGATCGGGTAATGCCGAAATCTACGACGGAAGATTCCTGGCGAATAAGACCGGCACGATCGTCGTGACGACCAACTACAGACTCGGCGCGCTCGGCTTTCTCGTAGCGGGGGAGGGGGAAGACGCCGCTAAGGGCAACTACGGCATTCTAGATCAGCTGGCGGCGCTAAAGTGGGTGAAGGAGAACATAGGAAACTTTGGCGGGGACAAAAACAgg GTCACGACATTCGGCCAGAGTGCTGGCTCAGGTTCGATTGGCGTCCACCTGACGTACAACAAGTCTGCCGAGCTGTTCCAGAGGGCCATTATGATGAGCGTGCCGTTCGGCATTCCCTTCAGAAGCCGCTGGGAGGCGCTTTTGCTCGGGAACCACTTCGCCGGGCTGCTGAACTGTTCGAACGGCGACATGAGCTGCCTCCGGTCGGCAAGCGAAAAGGACATTCGCAAGGTGCAGCGTCTGTGTAAGAAGTTCACCGTCAATCCGTTTCAGCCCCTCGAAATGTTCATTCCCTGGGGCCCGACTATAGACGGCGACATCATCCAAGAACAACTTGTGGACAGTTTCGCGAAGGGGCACCTGCAAAGAAAGCCTTTCATAATCGGTACTGTTATGGAAGAGAGCAGGCTTTACATCTATGGGAATTGGCGGACGCCGATGTCCACGACTCTGTACAACGCAGTTATCTTCGGCATCTTCCGCGAGAAGGCGCTGTCGGTTCTTGGGGAGTACAAGCCCGGGTCGGCCGCGGACCAGCGAGACCACCTCGCGGTGGCCGCTACGGACTTTCTCCTGACGTGCCCGACTCGGACCGCCATCCGGGGGGCAGCGGAGGGCGGCAACCGCGACGTCTGGCTGTACGTCTTCGATCACATCTGGTCCTTTAAGGGTATCTGGGAAGGCGAAGAATCCTGCGATGggcactgttgccatggcgaggACATCCCCTTTACGCTTCAGACCATCTCCTTCACAGGGCAGAATATGACAGCAGAGGAACAGGTTATGGCGGACTCCATCGCGTATCACTACGGGAACTTCGCGCACACCGGGGATCCCAACAAGCCCGGGCGGCGTGCCGACGCGTCGGGCACCGCCGGGGGAGACGCCGGCGTCCCCTGGCCAAGGTACGACGAAGACGGCGGATTCACCAACTTGAAGATCAGCACTCCTAAGAATGAGCTGGTGCAGGAATACAGGAAAGATCGGTGCGATTTCTGGCATAAACTCAATGATTATCCTTAA